In Meriones unguiculatus strain TT.TT164.6M chromosome 17, Bangor_MerUng_6.1, whole genome shotgun sequence, a single window of DNA contains:
- the Eif2b5 gene encoding translation initiation factor eIF-2B subunit epsilon — MAATAAVPGAAAGRANKRGGGPGSGGSQGAEEEPPPPLQAVLVADSFNRRFFPISKDQPRVLLPLANVALIDYTLEFLTATGVQETFVFCCWKAAQIKEHLLKSKWCHPTSSNVVRIITSELYRSLGDVLRDVDAKALVRSDFLLLYGDVISNINITRALEEHRLRRKLEKNVSVMTMIFKESSPSHPTRCHEDNVVVAVDSTTNRLLHFQKTQGLRRFAFPLNLFRGSGDGVEIRYDLLDCHISICSPQVAQLFTDNFDYQTRDDFVRGLLVNEEILGNQIHLHVTTREYGARVSNLHMYSAVCADVIRRWVYPLTPEVNFTDSTTQSYTHSRHNIYRGPEVSLGHGSVLEENVLLGAGTVIGSNCSITNSVIGPDCHIGDNVVLDQACLWQGVRVAAGAQIHQSLLCDKAEVKEGVTLKPHCVLTSQVVVGPAITLPEGSVISLHPPDAEEDEDDGQFSDDSGADQEKEKVKLKGYNPAEVGSEGQGYLWKAADVNMQEEEELRQSLWGLTINMEDESETESERSVDSEELDSLAGSPQLDDIKVFQNEVLGTLQRGREENISCDNLVLEINSLKYAYNISLKEVMQVLSRVVLDFPLQQMDSLLDPNRYCALLLPLLKAWSPVFRNYIKRAADHLEALAAIENFFLEHETLVTSMAKVLMAFYQLEILAEETILSWFSQKGETDESQQLRKNRQLQRFIQWLKEAEEESSEDD, encoded by the exons ATGGCAGCCACTGCGGCGGTCCCCGGGGCTGCGGCCGGCCGAGCGAACAAACGCGGGGGCGGCCCGGGCAGCGGAGGGAGCCAAGGTGCGGAGGAGGAGCCGCCGCCGCCCCTCCAGGCCGTGCTAGTGGCGGATAGCTTCAACCGCCGCTTCTTCCCCATCTCCAAGGACCAGCCTCGG GTCCTCTTGCCCCTGGCCAACGTTGCACTAATTGACTATACTCTGGAATTCCTGACTGCCACGGGTGTGCAGGAAACATTTGTCTTTTGCTGCTGGAAGGCCGCTCAGATCAAAGAACACTTACT GAAATCCAAGTGGTGCCATCCTACATCCTCCAATGTTGTTCGAATAATCACCTCCGAGCTATACCGATCGCTAGGCGATGTCCTGCGTGACGTCGATGCCAAGGCCTTGGTGCGCTCTGACTTTCTTCTGCTATATGGAGATGTCATCTCAAATATCAATATTACCAGAGCCCTGGAGGAACACAG GTTAAGACGGAAGCTAGAAAAAAATGTATCTGTGATGACAATGATCTTCAAGGAGTCATCCCCCAGCCATCCTACACGCTGCCATGAGGACAATGTGGTGGTAGCCGTGGATAGCACCACAAACCGGCTTCTGcatttccagaagacccaaggtCTCCGGCGCTTTGCATTTCCTTTG AACCTGTTCCGGGGCAGTGGAGATGGAGTGGAGATTCGATATGATTTACTAGATTGTCACATCAGCATCTGCTCTCCTCAG GTAGCTCAACTCTTCACAGACAATTTTGACTACCAAACTCGGGATGATTTTGTACGAGGCCTGTTAGTGAACGAGGAG ATCCTAGGAAACCAGATCCACTTGCATGTGACAACTAGGGAATACGGCGCCCGGGTCTCCAACCTACACATGTACTCTGCTGTTTGCGCTGACGTCATCCGCCGATGGGTCTACCCCCTCACTCCAGAAGTCAACTTCACTGACAGCACTACACAGAGCTACACTCATTCCCGACACAACATATATCGAGGGCCTGAAGTCAGCCTGGGCCACGGCAGTGTCCTGGAGGAAAACGTGCTTCTGGGAGCTGGCACTGTCATTGGCAGCAACTGCTCCATCACCAACAGCGTCATTGGCCCTGACTGCCACATTG GTGATAATGTGGTGCTGGACCAGGCCTGCTTGTGGCAGGGAGTCCGAGTGGCTGCTGGAGCACAAATACACCAGTCTCTGCTCTGTGACAAAGCTGAGGTCAAGGAAGGAGTTACACTGAAGCCACACTGTGTCCTCACTTCGCAG GTGGTAGTGGGCCCGGCTATCACGCTGCCTGAGGGCTCTGTGATCTCTTTGCACCCTCCAgatgcagaggaagatgaagatgatgGCCAGTTTAGTGATGATTCTGGGGCTGAccaagaaaaggagaaagtgaagcTGAAAG GTTACAATCCAGCAGAAGTCGGCTCTGAAGGCCAGGGATACCTCTGGAAAGCTGCGGATGTGAACatgcaggaagaggaggaactaCGGCAGAGTCTCTGGG gGCTCACGATCAATATGGAAGATGAAAGTGAAACTGAAAGTGAGCGAAGTGTGGATTCGGAGGAGCTGGACAGCCTAGCAGGGTCCCCTCAATTGGATGACATCAAAG TCTTCCAGAATGAAGTCTTGGGAACACTTCAGCGAGGCAGAGAGGAGAATATTTCTTGTGACAACCTAGTCCTGGAAATCAACTCTCTCAA GTATGCCTACAACATCAGCCTAAAGGAAGTGATGCAGGTCCTGAGCCGTGTGGTCCTGGACTTTCCCCTGCAACAAATGGATTCCCTGCTTGACCCAAACCGCTACTGTGCCCTGCTGCTTCCT ttgCTCAAAGCCTGGAGCCCTGTTTTTAGGAACTACATAAAGCGTGCAGCTGATCATTTGGAAGCGTTGGCAGCCATTGAGAACTTCTTCTTGGAACATGAAACTCTTGTTACTTCCATGGCCAAG GTTCTGATGGCTTTCTACCAGCTGGAGATCTTGGCTGAGGAAACAATCTTGAGCTGGTTCAGCCAAAAAGGTGAAACTGACGAAAGCCAGCAGTTACGCAAGAACAGACAG CTGCAGAGGTTCATCCAGTGGCTaaaagaggcagaagaggagtCATCTGAAGATGACTGA